In Rhodococcus qingshengii JCM 15477, the sequence GTATCGCCATGTGGTTGCGGTCGCGCTGCATCTCGGCCAGCAAGCTGTCGAGCGGCTTCGAGTCGGGAACGAAGACGGCGGGCCGCATGACGTCGCAGACGTTGACGTTCCGGCCGCCGTCGGGCAGGTGGTAGGTCTGCTTGACCAGATCCTTGAGGTAGACGACACCGAGCACGTCGTCGACGTTCTCCCCGATGACCGGCAGGCGCGAGTGACCACTGCGGACGGCCAACGACGTTGCCTGCCCGGCATTCTTGTCGTTCTCGATCCACACCATGTCGGTGCGCGGCACCATCACCTCGCGCGCCGACGTGTCTCCCAGTTCGAAGACGGACTGGATCATTCGGCGTTCTTCGTCGGCCACGACGCCGCGTTCCTGCGCCATGTCCACGAGTTCACGCAACTCGATTTCCGACGCGAACGGGCCGTTGCGGAAGCCCTTACCCGGGGTCAATGCGTTACCCACGAGGATCAGGACGCGACTGATCGGCCCGAGCAGAACCCCGATCCACAGCAGTGGCAGCGACGCGGCCATCGCGATGGAGTACGCATGTTGGCGCCCAAGCGTTCTCGGTCCGACGCCGATGACCACGTACGAGACGAGAACCATGATCACCGCGGTGACGGTCAGTGCCCAGCCCAGCGAGAGGACGTCGATCAGGCCGCCCACGAGTACGACGGTGGCCGTGATCTCGCACAAAATGCGAAGCAGGACCATCAGATTCACGTATCGCGGACGATCGGTCAGGATGCGTTGCACTCGCGCGGCGCCGGCTCGCTCTTCCTTTGCCATCTCGTCGATCCGCGCCGACGAAATGGTGTTGAGCGCCGAGTCGACGGCCGCGAACACACCACCGACCGGGACAAGAGCAATCGCCAGAACAAAGAGCGCTATGGCGCTACTCACTACAGAACCCCCGGATAACTGTTATCGGTCCACTCCGTCGACGAAACCGGTCTTACCGAGCAGCTTCTGATCGCGTTCGGCCAGTGCTGCTTCGCGGTCGATACGGCGAAGGTCTTCGTACCACTCTTCGAGGAGACTGTTCTGCAAGCCGAACATCTCCTTCTCCTCTTCCGGCTCCGCAT encodes:
- a CDS encoding hemolysin family protein, with amino-acid sequence MSSAIALFVLAIALVPVGGVFAAVDSALNTISSARIDEMAKEERAGAARVQRILTDRPRYVNLMVLLRILCEITATVVLVGGLIDVLSLGWALTVTAVIMVLVSYVVIGVGPRTLGRQHAYSIAMAASLPLLWIGVLLGPISRVLILVGNALTPGKGFRNGPFASEIELRELVDMAQERGVVADEERRMIQSVFELGDTSAREVMVPRTDMVWIENDKNAGQATSLAVRSGHSRLPVIGENVDDVLGVVYLKDLVKQTYHLPDGGRNVNVCDVMRPAVFVPDSKPLDSLLAEMQRDRNHMAILVDEYGGIAGLVTIEDVIEEIVGEIADEYDEDETPPIEDLGDGMFRVSARLPIEDLGELFDLELELDEVETVGGLIGYVLGRVPLPGSEVEYDGLILRGEGTNTGRGRVRISTVFVQRIPPSEDEETEDTDD